One segment of Pseudanabaena sp. PCC 6802 DNA contains the following:
- a CDS encoding cation-translocating P-type ATPase codes for MSKWYQLETSVVLEHFKTDATRGLSHTEVEQRLAQFGFNEIEERALKNPWLILWEQLTALIVVVLIVAAGISALVGDYKDTIAILAIVLFNALLGFNQEYQAGQALAALKKMAIPKVKVYRDRQLVEISARQLVPGDIVLLEAGNLVPADCRLLESINLRVQESTFTGEAEPVEKTSVALAGEELALGDRRNMVYMGTAIVYGRGKAVVTETGMRTELGKIADSIQSIDGELTPLQQRLDRLGQKLVIASLILVGLIFGIGLLRGESLKLMFMTAVSMAVAVIPEGLPAVVTITLALGANRMLKRNALIRNLPAVETLGSTIVICSDKTGTLTENQMTVNVLAIEGQKIDLNGGTPNSAFNLLLTGAALCNDVRSNLSFTGDRSPLVSNRPSAENYLGDPTEVALAIAAKRLGLDKIALDRKFRRIFEIPFDSERQRMTTVHQCSLADVQSILPDIHDDPESSTRYIVFSKGAVGSLLEITNLVWVKGGIEKLDDRDRDRIISSNDELAQTGMRVLGIAFRYLDRPLDHSNDITLLEQELINLLERDLVFIGMVGILDPPRPEVREAVQTCKKAGIRPIMITGDHPLAAQYIAKELDIDTSGKVLVGSDLARLSPAELSEQVELVSVYARVSPQQKLRIVQALQSRGHIVAMTGDGINDAPALRKADIGVAMGLVGTDVCKEAADMVLLDDNFATIVAAVAEGRVIYDNIRKFIKYSMTGNASGVWIVLLAPFLSMPLPLLPLQILWINLLADGLLALSLSVEPAESDTMQRSPYPKQSNIFNYRTVRDIVWVGLMMGVSILLLGYEYRLAGELVNGHNWQTMVFVTLTFSRMSLALAMRSEHDSLFKIGLLSNPPLSIAVVLTFLLQIAVIYLPWLQASFQTVALSAYDLTLCLAVSTVGFWLIEIEKWLYRRSRSHAKSASAKLES; via the coding sequence ATGAGCAAGTGGTATCAGTTAGAGACTAGTGTAGTGCTGGAGCATTTTAAAACTGATGCTACCAGGGGTCTGAGCCATACGGAGGTCGAACAGCGGCTCGCACAATTTGGCTTTAACGAGATCGAAGAGAGGGCGCTTAAAAACCCCTGGCTGATTTTATGGGAACAGCTAACGGCCTTGATTGTGGTGGTTCTGATTGTGGCAGCAGGTATATCTGCTCTAGTCGGAGACTACAAAGATACTATTGCCATCCTTGCCATTGTCTTATTCAACGCCTTACTAGGATTTAATCAGGAATATCAAGCAGGGCAAGCTTTAGCTGCGCTCAAAAAGATGGCGATTCCGAAAGTCAAGGTCTACCGCGATCGCCAATTAGTAGAAATATCGGCAAGGCAACTGGTACCTGGCGATATCGTTTTGCTAGAAGCGGGAAATCTGGTGCCTGCTGACTGTCGCTTGTTAGAGAGCATCAACCTGCGCGTGCAGGAATCGACATTTACAGGCGAAGCGGAACCAGTTGAGAAAACCAGCGTGGCGCTGGCAGGAGAAGAACTGGCGCTCGGCGATCGCCGCAACATGGTTTATATGGGTACGGCAATTGTCTACGGGCGCGGCAAGGCTGTAGTCACAGAGACGGGGATGCGTACTGAATTGGGGAAAATCGCCGATTCCATTCAGTCGATTGACGGCGAACTCACGCCGCTTCAGCAGCGCCTCGATCGATTGGGGCAAAAGCTGGTGATTGCTTCGCTGATATTGGTGGGATTGATTTTCGGCATTGGTCTCCTACGCGGTGAGTCGCTCAAACTGATGTTTATGACGGCGGTGAGTATGGCTGTTGCCGTTATTCCGGAAGGATTACCCGCCGTGGTGACGATTACGCTGGCTTTGGGAGCAAATCGGATGCTGAAACGAAATGCTCTGATTCGCAATCTGCCTGCAGTAGAGACTCTTGGTTCGACGATTGTCATTTGTTCGGATAAAACTGGTACTCTCACTGAGAATCAAATGACCGTCAATGTTCTTGCTATAGAAGGACAGAAGATCGATCTCAATGGCGGTACGCCGAACTCTGCGTTTAACCTTTTACTAACTGGTGCCGCTCTCTGTAATGATGTTCGTAGCAATCTCAGTTTTACTGGCGATCGCTCGCCATTAGTCAGCAATCGCCCCAGTGCAGAAAATTATTTGGGCGATCCGACGGAGGTTGCCCTCGCGATCGCCGCAAAACGTCTGGGGTTAGATAAGATCGCTCTGGATCGGAAATTCCGCCGTATTTTTGAAATTCCCTTCGACTCCGAACGTCAGCGCATGACAACAGTTCATCAGTGTTCGCTGGCAGATGTGCAGAGTATCTTGCCCGATATTCACGACGATCCCGAATCTTCAACTCGATACATTGTTTTCAGTAAAGGAGCAGTCGGCAGTCTCTTAGAAATTACTAACTTAGTTTGGGTAAAGGGTGGCATTGAGAAATTGGACGATCGCGATCGCGATCGCATAATCTCTAGTAATGACGAACTCGCTCAAACTGGGATGCGAGTTTTGGGAATAGCGTTTCGATACCTGGATCGCCCTCTAGATCATAGCAATGACATTACTTTATTAGAGCAGGAGCTAATAAATCTATTAGAACGGGATTTGGTTTTCATTGGCATGGTGGGGATACTCGACCCACCGCGCCCTGAAGTGAGAGAGGCCGTTCAAACCTGCAAAAAGGCTGGGATTCGTCCCATCATGATTACAGGCGATCACCCATTGGCGGCACAGTACATTGCCAAGGAACTGGATATCGATACCAGCGGCAAGGTGTTGGTGGGCAGCGATCTCGCTCGGTTATCCCCAGCAGAACTATCCGAACAAGTGGAGCTGGTGTCCGTGTACGCGCGGGTTTCGCCGCAGCAAAAGCTGAGAATAGTACAAGCTCTGCAATCGCGAGGTCATATCGTAGCGATGACAGGCGATGGGATCAACGATGCACCCGCCCTGCGCAAAGCCGATATTGGCGTGGCGATGGGCTTGGTGGGAACAGATGTCTGTAAAGAAGCTGCCGATATGGTGTTATTGGATGATAATTTTGCCACAATCGTGGCTGCGGTTGCGGAAGGCAGAGTCATTTACGACAATATTCGCAAGTTCATCAAGTACAGCATGACTGGCAATGCCAGCGGTGTTTGGATTGTCCTTCTGGCTCCGTTTTTGTCCATGCCTCTGCCATTATTGCCATTGCAAATTCTCTGGATTAATCTCTTGGCGGATGGTTTGCTAGCACTATCTTTGAGCGTTGAACCGGCTGAAAGCGATACCATGCAGCGATCGCCCTATCCCAAACAATCTAACATTTTTAACTATCGCACGGTTAGAGATATTGTCTGGGTGGGTTTAATGATGGGTGTAAGTATCTTACTTTTAGGATACGAATATCGATTAGCTGGAGAATTAGTTAACGGACACAACTGGCAGACAATGGTATTCGTCACTTTGACCTTTTCGCGGATGAGTTTGGCATTGGCAATGCGATCGGAGCACGACTCGTTATTTAAGATTGGCCTGCTTAGTAACCCACCACTATCGATCGCGGTCGTTCTGACTTTCTTGCTTCAGATTGCTGTAATTTATCTACCCTGGCTGCAAGCTTCATTTCAGACAGTCGCTTTATCGGCGTATGACCTGACTCTCTGTTTGGCAGTTAGCACGGTGGGTTTCTGGCTAATTGAGATAGAGAAATGGTTGTACAGGCGATCGCGATCCCATGCTAAAAGCGCTTCAGCCAAATTGGAATCCTAA
- a CDS encoding nucleotidyltransferase family protein, with the protein MDILSVKPEIYTRLLIKPEQLKEFCQRRHIAELALFGSILRDDFHLDSDIDILVRFQADIRVSLLDLVDMQYELEALFHRKVDLSTKKSVVNGPNWIRRQEILSTAQIITD; encoded by the coding sequence ATGGATATTCTTTCAGTCAAGCCAGAGATTTACACTCGACTGCTCATCAAGCCCGAGCAGCTAAAAGAATTTTGTCAGCGTAGACATATCGCTGAGCTTGCTCTGTTTGGCTCCATTCTTCGAGATGACTTTCACCTAGATAGCGACATTGATATTCTTGTCAGATTTCAAGCCGATATCAGAGTCAGTCTTCTCGATCTCGTAGATATGCAGTATGAACTGGAAGCTCTCTTTCATCGAAAAGTAGACTTATCGACTAAAAAGTCGGTTGTAAATGGCCCTAATTGGATTCGTCGCCAAGAAATACTCAGCACAGCCCAAATCATTACAGATTAG
- a CDS encoding DUF2283 domain-containing protein: MKIKYDPDVDVIQIILKDVPIEESDEETAGIILDFDSGGNVVGIEILQASKRTDNPQAIEYTISQTAIAS, encoded by the coding sequence ATGAAAATTAAATACGATCCCGACGTTGATGTTATTCAGATTATCCTTAAGGATGTGCCGATTGAGGAAAGCGATGAAGAAACAGCAGGTATTATCTTAGATTTCGACTCGGGTGGTAATGTGGTAGGCATCGAAATTCTTCAGGCTTCTAAGCGTACTGATAATCCTCAAGCCATTGAATACACGATTAGTCAGACAGCGATCGCATCTTAA
- a CDS encoding DUF4258 domain-containing protein, protein MRMNFKFSNHALEEIERRKIPISLIEDVLGNPQQIVKQDEEIVIHQSQVDFGTGKPYLLRVFINAKNYPAIVVTAYRTSQIKKHWRNP, encoded by the coding sequence ATGCGAATGAATTTCAAATTTTCAAACCATGCTTTAGAAGAAATAGAAAGGCGAAAAATTCCCATTTCACTTATAGAAGATGTCTTAGGCAATCCACAGCAGATCGTTAAACAAGATGAGGAGATCGTTATTCATCAGTCTCAAGTTGATTTTGGCACAGGTAAACCTTACTTACTTAGAGTTTTTATCAATGCAAAGAACTATCCTGCCATCGTTGTAACAGCTTATCGAACCAGCCAGATTAAAAAACATTGGAGAAACCCATGA
- the crcB gene encoding fluoride efflux transporter CrcB, whose translation MSPDMRAPIAIALGAIPGALSRYYLTILLAKWLGTDFPYGTFVVNITGALIMGLFTTIAVERHLIPSDLSLLVATGFLGSYTTFSTYALDVSRLLHQGSYGYGLFYWIGSAMLGLVGLEIGSAIARRLL comes from the coding sequence ATGAGTCCAGACATGCGCGCCCCCATCGCGATCGCCCTTGGAGCTATCCCCGGAGCCTTAAGCCGCTATTACCTCACGATCTTGTTGGCAAAATGGTTGGGTACGGATTTTCCCTATGGCACGTTTGTGGTGAATATCACTGGTGCCCTGATCATGGGGTTATTTACCACCATAGCTGTAGAGCGTCATCTGATTCCTTCTGACCTGAGTCTGTTGGTTGCTACGGGTTTTTTAGGCTCCTACACGACTTTTTCCACCTATGCCTTAGATGTATCCAGACTTTTGCACCAAGGTAGCTACGGATATGGCTTATTCTATTGGATAGGCAGTGCTATGCTCGGATTAGTGGGCTTAGAAATTGGTAGTGCGATCGCCAGGAGGCTGCTATAA